ACGGCGCACGAACTCACCACTGCCGAAGTCGGCAATCGGCTGACTCAGGCGGCATTCGAACTGGTCACCCTCGACCTTCCACTCCACCTTCTCCATGCGCGTCTGGAAGGTAATGGCCGCAGCCGGCATGCACCAGGGCAGGCAGGCGAGCAGGCTGAGCAGGAGGAAGCTGGGCTGGCGCAAGGTCGGCTCCGAGGGGAGATGCGGCTATCACAGCCCATATCGGCGGCGGCGCTGGAAACTTGAAAGGCAGAAGGGGGCGCACGAAACGGGAACAGCCACCGAGGCAAAACTGGTAGCATTCGCAGCACGTTTCACCTGCCGGGAACTCCCATGTCCGACCGCCTTACCCTGCTGCGCCCAGACGACTGGCACATCCACCTGCGCGATGGCGCCGTCCTGCAGCACACCGTCCGCGATGTCGCGCGGACCTTCGCCCGCGCCATCATCATGCCCAACCTGGTACCGCCGGTGCGCACCGCCGCCGAGGCCGAGGCCTATCGTGCACGCATCCTGGCCGCTCGCCCGGCCGGCAGCCACTTCGAGCCGCTGATGGTGCTCTACCTCACCGACAAGACCACAGCCGCCGACGTGCAGGCCGCCAAGGCCAGCGGCTTCGTGCATGCCGCCAAACTCTACCCGGCCGGTGCCACCACCAACTCCGACTCCGGTGTGACCAGCATCGACAACATCTTCCCTGTGCTGGAGGCCATGGCCGAGGTCGGCCTGCCGCTGCTGGTACATGGCGAGGTGACCCGCGCCGAGGTCGACGTATTCGACCGCGAGAAGCGCTTCATCGACGAGCACCTGACTCGCGTGGTCGCGCGTTTCCCGAGCCTGAAGGTGGTGTTCGAGCACATCACCACCGGCGACGCGGCGCAGTTCGTGCGCGAAGCTCCGGCCAACGTCGGCGCAACCATCACCGCCCACCACCTGCTGTACAACCGCAACCACATGCTGGTCGGCGGCATCCGCCCGCACTTCTATTGCCTGCCGATCCTCAAGCGCAACACCCACCAGGATGCCCTGCTGGATGCCGCCACCAGCGGCAACCCGAAGTTCTTCCTCGGCACCGACTCGGCGCCGCACGCCAAGCACGCCAAGGAAGCGGCCTGCGGCTGCGCCGGCTGCTACACCGCGTACGCCGCCATCGAGCTGTACGCCGAGGCCTTCGAGCAGCGCAACGCGCTGGACAAGCTGGAAGGCTTCGCCAGCTGCCACGGCCCGGATTTCTACGGCCTGCCGCGCAACACCGACCGCATCACCCTGGTCCGTGAGGACTGGGTCGGCCCGACCGAGCTGCCGTTGGGCGAGCAGGTCGTAATTCCCCTGCGCGCCGGCGAGAAGCTGCGCTGGCGCCTGCAGGAGGACCAGGCATGAGCGAGGAACAGTTCGACGACGAACTCGACGGCAGCCTGCCGTCCGGCCCGCGCCACCCGATGGCCGCGCGTTTCCGCGGCTACCTGCCGGTGGTGGTGGACGTCGAGACCGGCGGTTTCAACTGCGCCACCGACGCCCTGCTGGAGATCGCCGCCACCACCATCGCCATGGACGAAGGCGGCTTCCTCTACCCGGACCACACCCACTTCTTCCGCATCGAGCCCTTCGAAGGCGCCAACATCGAGGCGGCGGCGCTGGAGTTCACCGGCATCAAGCTGGATCACCCGCTGCGCCAGGCGGTGAGCGAGGAGCATGCGCTGACCGAGATCTTTCGCGGCCTGCGCAAGTCGATCAAGGCCAATGGCTGCAAGCGCGCCATCCTGGTCGGCCACAACAGCAGCTTCGACTTGGGCTTCCTCAACGCCGCAGTGGCCCGTTGCGACATCAAGCGCAACCCCTTCCACCCCTTCTCCAGCTTCGACACCGCCACCCTGGCCGGCCTCGCCTACGGC
This DNA window, taken from Pseudomonas alcaligenes, encodes the following:
- the pyrC gene encoding dihydroorotase, producing MSDRLTLLRPDDWHIHLRDGAVLQHTVRDVARTFARAIIMPNLVPPVRTAAEAEAYRARILAARPAGSHFEPLMVLYLTDKTTAADVQAAKASGFVHAAKLYPAGATTNSDSGVTSIDNIFPVLEAMAEVGLPLLVHGEVTRAEVDVFDREKRFIDEHLTRVVARFPSLKVVFEHITTGDAAQFVREAPANVGATITAHHLLYNRNHMLVGGIRPHFYCLPILKRNTHQDALLDAATSGNPKFFLGTDSAPHAKHAKEAACGCAGCYTAYAAIELYAEAFEQRNALDKLEGFASCHGPDFYGLPRNTDRITLVREDWVGPTELPLGEQVVIPLRAGEKLRWRLQEDQA
- the rnt gene encoding ribonuclease T, yielding MSEEQFDDELDGSLPSGPRHPMAARFRGYLPVVVDVETGGFNCATDALLEIAATTIAMDEGGFLYPDHTHFFRIEPFEGANIEAAALEFTGIKLDHPLRQAVSEEHALTEIFRGLRKSIKANGCKRAILVGHNSSFDLGFLNAAVARCDIKRNPFHPFSSFDTATLAGLAYGQTVLAKACQAAGIDFDGKEAHSARYDTEKTAELFCGIVNRWKEMGGWDEFDQ